The stretch of DNA GGCGGCTCACTTTTGCCACCGACCTCCTGCGGCAGCCCGCCGCCTTCCGCCGCGAGGTCATCGTCCACGAACTGCTGCACCTCAAGGTGCCCAACCACGGCCCCCTGTTCAAGGCCCTCCTGAAAGCCTACCTCGCGGAGACACAAGACACACCGCACCAGCTGTCGGGGGTGCCTGCTGCGCCTGTCCTGCAGTCTGGCCGTCATGGGGACTGAACAGTGGCGACCGGAACCGTTTTCAACTAATCGGTTGATTTT from Calditrichota bacterium encodes:
- a CDS encoding M48 family metallopeptidase, which encodes MRKSAAPEWLPLEEAVPVDLFRAEVEAWAQRLGVTPREVRIRPMQRKWASCSSHGRLTFATDLLRQPAAFRREVIVHELLHLKVPNHGPLFKALLKAYLAETQDTPHQLSGVPAAPVLQSGRHGD